One Candidatus Zixiibacteriota bacterium genomic region harbors:
- a CDS encoding response regulator translates to MSEKVAFAKIKKKKQAPAKIMVIDDEVEITDVIQAFLQGAGYTVMAENSAMAAIEKVKEFKPDVILLDIMMGGMDGYQICEELKNHPDTKNTPVLFLTGKDSRDDSGKSFQVGGDMFIKKPFSGDRLLEIINIVLVSIGRH, encoded by the coding sequence GCCTTTGCCAAAATCAAGAAGAAGAAACAGGCCCCGGCCAAGATCATGGTCATCGACGATGAGGTCGAAATCACAGACGTCATCCAGGCCTTCCTGCAGGGTGCCGGCTATACCGTGATGGCCGAAAACTCGGCTATGGCCGCGATCGAAAAAGTCAAGGAGTTCAAACCGGATGTGATCCTTCTGGATATTATGATGGGCGGGATGGATGGTTACCAGATATGCGAGGAACTCAAAAATCACCCCGACACCAAGAACACCCCGGTCCTGTTTCTGACAGGCAAGGATTCTCGCGATGATTCCGGCAAGTCCTTCCAGGTCGGTGGCGATATGTTCATCAAGAAACCGTTTTCCGGTGACCGCCTGCTGGAGATCATCAATATCGTGCTGGTATCGA